Proteins from a single region of Pithys albifrons albifrons isolate INPA30051 chromosome 12, PitAlb_v1, whole genome shotgun sequence:
- the PDP2 gene encoding pyruvate dehydrogenase [acetyl-transferring]-phosphatase 2, mitochondrial, translating into MSRTVSSWILNSARNSIVLQGKGRWYSICIPNRNKIKWKLVFSRTRLFPAGTCSLDHTPCLRKAFRHTSTEEEHFSFQLSPSQINDILRAGELSHKTLDLNGRNASSVLRFESNQLASNSPMEDRRSAATCLQTAGMLFGVFDGHAGAACAQAVSERLLHYIAVSLMSRQTLEEIELAVESMKPIRPILQWHRHPNDVEYREITSQYFENLRVYWQHLLDLDTEPGFSLEEAMVCAFKRLDSDISLEVQAPQENELMRNIALQVAFSGATACVAHVDGVHLHVANTGDCRAVLGVREEDGTWSTLPLTRDHNAYDEFEIRRLKREHPRSEEQTLFVNDRLLGILMPSRAFGDVQLKWSKELQHSVLENSCDIEALNIYQYVPPNYHTPPYLTAEPEVTYHKLRSKDKFLVIASDGLWEMLSNEKVVKLVAGHLTELSVQNPQLTFKKPVNLGYMHNLLLQRKSRGLGSLDRNIATHLIRHAIGGNECGEVDPERLAAMLTLPEDLARMYRDDITVTVVLFNSDTIESHYRGEE; encoded by the coding sequence ATGTCAAGGACTGTCTCATCCTGGATCTTAAACTCAGCAAGAAACAGCATTGTTTTACAAGGGAAAGGACGTTGGTACTCCATCTGTATCCCAAATAGAAACAAGATAAAATGGAAGCTTGTTTTCTCCAGAACACGCCTGTTCCCTGCTGGGACCTGCAGCTTAGACCACACTCCGTGCTTACGGAAAGCATTCCGACACACTTCCACCgaggaagaacatttttctttccagttgtCTCCATCACAAATCAACGACATACTCAGAGCAGGCGAATTATCCCATAAAACCCTGGATTTGAATGGCAGAAATGCCAGCTCTGTGTTGAGGTTTGAGAGTAACCAGCTGGCATCCAACAGCCCGATGGAGGACCGGCGGAGCGCGGCCACGTGCCTGCAGACGGCGGGGATGCTGTTCGGGGTGTTCGACGGGCACGCGGGCGCCGCCTGCGCCCAGGCTGTCAGTGAGAGGCTCCTGCACTACATCGCCGTGTCCCTCATGTCCCGGCAGACCCTGGAGGAGATCGAGCTCGCCGTGGAGTCCATGAAGCCAATCCGGCCCAtcctgcagtggcacaggcaCCCAAACGACGTGGAGTATCGAGAAATCACCTCCCAGTACTTTGAGAACCTCCGGGTGTACTGGCAGCATTTGCTGGACCTGGACACTGAGCCAGGGTTTAGTTTAGAGGAAGCCATGGTGTGTGCCTTCAAAAGGCTGGACTCAGACATATCACTGGAAGTTCAGGCTCCTCAGGAAAATGAGTTGATGAGGAATATTGCCCTCCAAGTAGCTTTTTCTGGTGCAACCGCCTGTGTAGCTCATGTTGATGGTGTTCACCTGCATGTTGCAAATACCGGTGATTGCAGAGCAGTTTTAGGGGTTCGTGAAGAAGATGGAACGTGGTCTACTCTCCCTCTAACCCGAGACCACAATGCCTATGATGAATTTGAAATTAGAAGATTGAAGAGAGAACATCCTCGGTCTGAGGAGCAAACCCTCTTCGTGAATGACAGATTGCTGGGCATTCTCATGCCCTCCAGAGCCTTTGGAGATGTGCAATTAAAATGGAGTAAAGAGTTGCAACACAGCGTTCTTGAGAACAGCTGTGATATTGAGGCTTTAAACATTTATCAGTATGTTCCTCCAAACTACCACACCCCCCCTTATTTGACTGCAGAGCCTGAAGTCACATACCACAAACTGAGGAGCAAGGACAAGTTTCTAGTTATCGCTTCGGATGGGCTGTGGGAGATGCTGAGCAATGAGAAGGTTGTCAAACTTGTTGCTGGCCACCTTACAGAGCTGAGTGTGCAGAACCCACAGCTGACTTTTAAGAAGCCGGTTAATTTGGGTTACATGCACAACCTGCTGCTTCAGAGGAAGAGCCGAGGGCTGGGCTCTCTGGACCGGAACATCGCCACGCACCTGATCCGGCACGCGATCGGCGGCAACGAGTGCGGCGAGGTGGACCCCGAGCGGTTGGCGGCCATGCTCACCCTGCCCGAGGACCTGGCCCGCATGTACCGCGACGACATCACCGTCACCGTGGTGCTCTTCAACTCCGACACCATCGAGAGCCACTACAGGGGCGAGGAGTga